A stretch of Aedes aegypti strain LVP_AGWG chromosome 2, AaegL5.0 Primary Assembly, whole genome shotgun sequence DNA encodes these proteins:
- the LOC5568819 gene encoding BLOC-1-related complex subunit 6 isoform X2 translates to MDTTDELPDGDEAEDIPAAMTESYSEIAYTQNFFGGANSDEHDGGGATDDGQHGGSGSSSSSSSQTRKRPDSLNCDKRKDASFPYNLEGTVRVDGNMTHFVAENLEYKIKLASPVTVTRKDSSNLSGSRQSTPSAATGGIGASGPSGYGLMPKPFQLPPHMHQIDPNVLNEIEREAQALAASVDNLTENLCSVLHSISSITADNVEIYKNAVTKLTDCMDGNIKCMYTIMAKAEEISKAIKPAEALATRIREIKRLVDMFESNV, encoded by the exons ATGGACACAACGGACGAACTTCCGGACGGAGACGAAGCCGAAGATATTCCGGCAGCGATGACCGAATCGTACAGCGAAATTGCTTACACGCAAAATTTCTTCGGTGGCGCAAACAGTGACGAACATGACGGCGGCGGGGCTACCGACGATGGCCAGCACGGAGGTTCCGGATCGTCTTCGTCGTCCTCGTCGCAAACACGGAAGCGGCCGGATTCACTGAATTGTGACAAGCGGAAGG ATGCTTCGTTTCCGTACAATTTGGAAGGGACAGTACGAGTGGACGGAAACATGACACACTTTGTGGCGGAAAACCTGGAGTACAAAATTAAACTGGCAAGCCCGGTGACGGTAACCCGAAAAGACTCCAGCAATCTGTCCGGCTCTCGACAGAGCACTCCTTCGGCCGCAACGGGTGGAATCGGGGCTAGCGGACCCAGTGGTTATGGCCTAATGCCGAAGCCGTTCCAGTTGCCACCCCATATGCACCAAATCGATCCGAACGTGCTGAATGAGATTGAACGGGAAGCCCAGGCTCTGGCCGCCTCAGTTGATAATCTGACGGAAAACCTCTGCTCGGTGTTGCATTCGATTTCCTCCATTACGGCGGACAATGTGGAGATCTACAAAAACGCCGTCACAAAGCTTACGGACTGCATGGATGGTAACATCAAGTGTATGTACACAATCATGGCCAAAGCGGAGGAGATTTCGAAAGCGATTAAACCGGCGGAAGCCCTGGCAACGCGAAT ACGAGAGATCAAACGGCTCGTTGATATGTTCGAAAGTAACGTTTGA
- the LOC5568819 gene encoding BLOC-1-related complex subunit 6 isoform X1 yields the protein MSDAVGNPFVARTVAAQNPEAMDTTDELPDGDEAEDIPAAMTESYSEIAYTQNFFGGANSDEHDGGGATDDGQHGGSGSSSSSSSQTRKRPDSLNCDKRKDASFPYNLEGTVRVDGNMTHFVAENLEYKIKLASPVTVTRKDSSNLSGSRQSTPSAATGGIGASGPSGYGLMPKPFQLPPHMHQIDPNVLNEIEREAQALAASVDNLTENLCSVLHSISSITADNVEIYKNAVTKLTDCMDGNIKCMYTIMAKAEEISKAIKPAEALATRIREIKRLVDMFESNV from the exons ATGTCAGACGCCGTAGGTAATCCGTTTGTCGCTCGAACGGTGGCAGCCCAGAATCCAGAAGCCATGGACACAACGGACGAACTTCCGGACGGAGACGAAGCCGAAGATATTCCGGCAGCGATGACCGAATCGTACAGCGAAATTGCTTACACGCAAAATTTCTTCGGTGGCGCAAACAGTGACGAACATGACGGCGGCGGGGCTACCGACGATGGCCAGCACGGAGGTTCCGGATCGTCTTCGTCGTCCTCGTCGCAAACACGGAAGCGGCCGGATTCACTGAATTGTGACAAGCGGAAGG ATGCTTCGTTTCCGTACAATTTGGAAGGGACAGTACGAGTGGACGGAAACATGACACACTTTGTGGCGGAAAACCTGGAGTACAAAATTAAACTGGCAAGCCCGGTGACGGTAACCCGAAAAGACTCCAGCAATCTGTCCGGCTCTCGACAGAGCACTCCTTCGGCCGCAACGGGTGGAATCGGGGCTAGCGGACCCAGTGGTTATGGCCTAATGCCGAAGCCGTTCCAGTTGCCACCCCATATGCACCAAATCGATCCGAACGTGCTGAATGAGATTGAACGGGAAGCCCAGGCTCTGGCCGCCTCAGTTGATAATCTGACGGAAAACCTCTGCTCGGTGTTGCATTCGATTTCCTCCATTACGGCGGACAATGTGGAGATCTACAAAAACGCCGTCACAAAGCTTACGGACTGCATGGATGGTAACATCAAGTGTATGTACACAATCATGGCCAAAGCGGAGGAGATTTCGAAAGCGATTAAACCGGCGGAAGCCCTGGCAACGCGAAT ACGAGAGATCAAACGGCTCGTTGATATGTTCGAAAGTAACGTTTGA